Proteins co-encoded in one Montipora capricornis isolate CH-2021 chromosome 12, ASM3666992v2, whole genome shotgun sequence genomic window:
- the LOC138026946 gene encoding uncharacterized protein: MESPALFATLVMLAICRAAHRDHLPGTRPLNIAHRGSSGALPEHTLEAYRLAIKDGADYIECDVCITKDLILVCRHKSWLNESTNIWDNATLRSRQATYNVKSYDGVNTITDIFTVDLTLAELKSIRVKQRYSFRDPNFDDKFQIPTLEEYIEVAKSADREIGIYPELKTPEWFNSLDILKNANKTFEDLIVEVLSRHGYNKANSLCYVQSFSKESLRSLSTKTSLPLVMLYDTNWPLPNADRKFRDVSSFCAGIGVWKNMIIPMQNNYLQSTTELISLAQKYKLKVHAYTFRNENKYLAWNYTQDPYTEYETFLQVPIDGYFTDFPASLKRFLDMKYFDHPPCISGAHGKLRRGYSKLISFTIFCVMLSFL, encoded by the exons ATGGAGAGTCCTGCGTTGTTTGCAACACTGGTCATGTTGGCAATTTGTCGAGCTGCGCATCGTGATCATTTACCCGGTACAAGACCTTTGAATATCGCTCATCGTGGGAGCTCGGGCGCTCTGCCAGAACACACATTGGAAGCTTACAG GTTGGCCATTAAGGATGGGGCAGACTATATTGAATGTGATGTCTGCATTACCAAAGATCTTATCCTTGTTTGTCGACACAAAAGTTGGTTAAATGAATCAACCAATATCTGGGACAATGCAACCCTTCGATCACGGCAAGCAACCTACAATGTAAAAAGTTATGACGGCGTTAACACAATTACTGACATATTCACCGTTGATCTTACTCTGGCAGAACTAAAAAGTATTCGAGTGAAGCAAAGGTACTCCTTCAGAGATCCCAATTTTGATGACAAGTTCCAGATTCCCACCCTTGAAGAATACAtagaagttgcaaaatcagcCGACAGAGAAATAGGAATATACCCTGAACTGAAGACTCCAGAGTGGTTTAATAGCTTGGACATCCTAAAGAATGCCAACAAAACCTTTGAGGATCTCATTGTGGAAGTGCTGAGTAGGCATGGATACAACAAAGCTAATTCTCTTTGTTACGTCCAGTCATTCAGCAAGGAGAGTCTCAGGtctttgtcaacaaaaacaagCCTACCCCTTGTCATGCTGTATGATACCAACTGGCCACTCCCAAATGCAGACCGAAAATTCAGAGATGTTTCCAGTTTTTGTGCTGGCATAGGAGTATGGAAGAATATGATTATACCAATGCAGAATAACTATCTTCAGAGCACAACAGAGCTCATTTCCCTTGCACAGAAATACAAGCTTAAGGTTCATGCCTACACCTTCAGAAACGAGAACAAATATTTGGCATGGAATTACACTCAGGATCCCTATACCGAGTACGAAACTTTCTTGCAAGTTCCTATTGATGGCTACTTCACAGATTTTCCAGCATCCCTTAAGAGATTCTTGGATATGAAGTATTTTGATCACCCACCTTGCATCAGTGGTGCTCATGGGAAATTAAGAAGAGGCTATTCCAAGCTAATTTCATTTACAATCTTTTGTGTCATGCTATCCTTTTTGTAA